The following coding sequences lie in one Arabidopsis thaliana chromosome 3, partial sequence genomic window:
- a CDS encoding S-adenosyl-L-methionine-dependent methyltransferases superfamily protein (S-adenosyl-L-methionine-dependent methyltransferases superfamily protein; FUNCTIONS IN: methyltransferase activity; INVOLVED IN: response to cadmium ion; LOCATED IN: cellular_component unknown; EXPRESSED IN: 13 plant structures; EXPRESSED DURING: 11 growth stages; CONTAINS InterPro DOMAIN/s: SAM dependent carboxyl methyltransferase (InterPro:IPR005299); BEST Arabidopsis thaliana protein match is: S-adenosyl-L-methionine-dependent methyltransferases superfamily protein (TAIR:AT5G38020.1); Has 907 Blast hits to 896 proteins in 115 species: Archae - 0; Bacteria - 51; Metazoa - 11; Fungi - 3; Plants - 730; Viruses - 0; Other Eukaryotes - 112 (source: NCBI BLink).), which translates to MGVVSMKGGDGEHSYANNSEAQKSITSDAKPEVMKSVNEMIVKMDFPGCIKVADLGCSSGENTFLVMSEIVNTIITTYQQNGQNLPEIDCCLNDLPENDFNTTFKLIPSFHEKLKMNVKGNCYVSGCPGSFYTRLFPSKSLHFVHSSFCLHWLSKVPDGLEENKKNVYLRSPCPPNLYESYWNQFKKDFSMFLRMRAEETMPSGRMALTLVGRKTLDPLSKECFKDWSLVSDSLLDLVSEGVVKESDLESFNLPYYSPDESEVKEVIENEGSFEIKNFETIFGLLFSYKTGHSEVKDDDDDVDHSRRFEVVKTRANMTRSIIEPMLVAHFGEAIIDRLFDKYIYHACQRYDTLRNKPTVNFFVSLTRK; encoded by the exons ATGGGTGTTGTTAGCATGAAGGGTGGAGATGGAGAACACAGTTATGCAAATAATTCCGAGGCGCAG AAAAGTATTACTTCTGATGCAAAACCGGAGGTGATGAAAAGCGTAAACGAAATGATAGTGAAAATGGATTTTCCTGGTTGCATCAAAGTGGCTGACTTGGGATGCTCTTCCGGAGAAAATACATTCTTGGTTATGTCCGAAATCGTTAACACAATCATTACAACATACCAACAAAATGGTCAAAATCTACCGGAGATCGATTGTTGCCTGAACGATCTTCCAGAGAACGACTTCAACACAACTTTCAAGTTGATCCCTTCCTTCCACGAGAAGCTGAAGATGAATGTTAAAGGAAATTGCTATGTCTCAGGATGCCCAGGCTCATTCTACACAAGGCTTTTCCCAAGCAAATCTCTTCATTTTGTCCATTCATCTTTTTGTCTCCATTGGCTTTCTAAAGTTCCTGATGGGCTTGaggaaaataagaagaacGTGTATCTTAGAAGTCCATGCCCTCCAAATTTGTACGAGAGTTATTGGAATCAGTTTAAGAAAGATTTCTCAATGTTTCTAAGAATGCGTGCGGAAGAGACAATGCCTAGTGGACGCATGGCTCTCACTTTAGTTGGCAGAAAAACTTTGGACCCTTTATCCAAAGAGTGTTTCAAAGATTGGTCGTTGGTTTCTGATTCCCTCCTCGATTTGGTGTCTGAG GGAGTTGTGAAGGAATCAGATTTGGAATCTTTCAACTTGCCGTATTACAGTCCTGATGAAAGTGAGGTGAAGGAAGTTATCGAGAACGAGGGCTCATTCGAGATCAAAAATTTTGAGACAATATTTGGACTTCTCTTTTCATACAAAACTGGTCATAGTGAAgtgaaagatgatgatgatgatgtggaCCATTCACGTCGATTTGAAGTGGTTAAAACGAGGGCTAATATGACAAGATCCATCATTGAACCGATGCTTGTTGCTCATTTTGGAGAAGCCATTATTGATCGGCTCTTTgacaagtatatatatcatgCATGTCAACGTTACGATACCTTGCGCAACAAACCAACCgttaatttctttgtttcgtTGACTAGGAAGTGA
- a CDS encoding cysteine-rich repeat secretory protein, putative (DUF26) (Domain of unknown function (DUF26); FUNCTIONS IN: molecular_function unknown; INVOLVED IN: biological_process unknown; LOCATED IN: endomembrane system; CONTAINS InterPro DOMAIN/s: Protein of unknown function DUF26 (InterPro:IPR002902); BEST Arabidopsis thaliana protein match is: Domain of unknown function (DUF26) (TAIR:AT3G21930.1); Has 1371 Blast hits to 1340 proteins in 20 species: Archae - 0; Bacteria - 0; Metazoa - 0; Fungi - 0; Plants - 1371; Viruses - 0; Other Eukaryotes - 0 (source: NCBI BLink).): MYSLSSVSKHLILVHILALVATQLLLIRSVSSLNMTNSYLNHKCFVSQGKYKPGSAHEKSLEAIIHSISVGENVNSGYDMMSFGDGPDLVCVVLQCRGDSYGSKCRSCFASAMAGLRRRCPRYKGGIIWFDQCLLEISSIDNVGQLNYGDSFCMSNAKNVGDDPFSFILKWDTLFDNISRIAITEKNKNLKDTNKPALYGAGEKRLGTKKKMYGMVQCTDDLSVKACEECLVANILKFQNCWKSGKRGARVLDRSCNFRYELYPFVNAKTGPNSYFKS, from the exons ATGTACTCTTTATCTTCTGTATCAAAACACCTTATTTTGGTCCATATATTGGCCCTGGTGGCCACACAACTGCTTCTCATACGTAGCGTTTCGTCTTTGAACATGACCAATTCCTATCTGAACCACAAATGCTTTGTCAGTCAAGGGAAATACAAGCCAGGAAGTGCACATGAGAAAAGCCTAGAAGCTATCATCCATTCCATCTCGGTTGGTGAAAATGTTAATAGCGGTTACGACATGATGTCATTTGGTGACGGTCCAGATCTAGTCTGCGTTGTCCTCCAGTGCCGTGGTGACTCCTACGGGTCCAAGTGCCGCTCCTGCTTTGCCTCAGCCATGGCCGGG CTTCGTAGGAGATGTCCGAGATATAAAGGGGGAATAATATGGTTCGACCAATGTCTTCTCGAGATTTCTTCGATCGATAATGTAGGGCAGCTCAATTACGGTGATAGTTTCTGTATGTCCAACGCGAAGAATGTGGGAGATGATCCATTTTCTTTCATACTGAAGTGGGATACTCTCTTCGACAATATATCACGTATAGCTATCActgaaaagaataaaaacttaaaagataCCAACAAACCGGCACTATACGGGGCGGGGGAGAAGAGGCTCgggacaaagaagaagatgtacGGAATGGTTCAGTGTACAGATGACTTATCTGTTAAGGCTTGTGAGGAGTGTCTGGTTGCTAATATCTTGAAGTTTCAAAATTGCTGGAAAAGTGGTAAACGCGGTGCGAGGGTTTTGGATAGGAGCTGTAACTTTAGGTATGAGCTTTACCCTTTTGTTAATGCCAAGACTGGTCCTAATTCTTATTTTAAGagttaa
- a CDS encoding cysteine-rich repeat secretory protein, putative (DUF26) produces MLKIYFKTPHLETQINKNKFKTMYSSSSVSKRFVLVPIVVVVTTQLLLVRNVSSLNLTNSYLHHKCVVNQGKYKPGSKYEKSLDDIIQSFSNKDKDSYGFRTGYSMKAYGKEPDMVSITYQCRIDSRGPKCQSCVVTAGYELLRKRCPRYKEAIIWYDQCLVEFSSLDTSGQINYDDNFCMPSAKNLIGNSISLEERLHLLNNLTKIAVTKIDKNIEGIKKPVLYAAGEKRLGTKSLYGMVQCSADLSVQGCNECMLYYIVHFQECWENKQGVRVLSRSCNFRYELYPFINPKGPYYTKF; encoded by the exons ATgctaaaaatttattttaaaacaccCCACTTGgaaacacaaataaataaaaataaattcaaaacaatgtattcttcatcatctgtATCAAAACGCTTCGTTCTAGTCCCTATTGTGGTCGTGGTGACCACACAACTCCTCCTGGTACGTAACGTTTCTTCACTAAACCTTACCAATTCGTATCTTCACCACAAATGCGTAGTCAATCAAGGGAAATACAAGCCAGGAAGCAAGTACGAGAAATCCCTCGATGATATCATCCAAAGCTTTTCgaataaagataaagattcGTATGGTTTTCGTACCGGTTACAGCATGAAGGCCTACGGTAAAGAACCTGATATGGTCTCCATCACCTACCAGTGCCGTATCGACTCTCGTGGGCCCAAGTGCCAGTCCTGCGTTGTCACGGCCGGTTATGAG CTTCTTCGTAAGAGATGTCCGAGATATAAAGAGGCAATAATATGGTACGACCAATGTCTTGTGGAGTTTTCTTCGTTAGATACTTCTGGGCAGATCAATTACGACGACAACTTCTGTATGCCTAGCGCGAAGAACCTGATCGGCAATTCAATCTCTCTTGAAGAAAGGTTGCATCTCCTCAACAATCTTACAAAGATAGCCGTCACgaaaatagataaaaacaTAGAAGGTATAAAAAAACCAGTACTGTATGCGGCGGGGGAGAAGAGACTCGGGACGAAAAGTCTATACGGAATGGTGCAATGTTCGGCTGACTTATCTGTTCAGGGTTGTAATGAGTGTatgttatattatatagtgCATTTTCAAGAGTGCTGGGAAAATAAACAAGGAGTAAGAGTTTTGAGTAGAAGCTGTAACTTTAGGTATGAGCTTTACCCTTTTATTAACCCTAAGGGTCCTTATTATACAAAGTTCTAA
- a CDS encoding Receptor-like protein kinase-related family protein — translation MYYSSPTCFVLITIFAVVVTQLIFMRTVSSLNMTNAYLNHKCLANQGKYKPGSWYEKKLQSIIVSIGSGDGFTLGYDMMALGKDSDYVAVTNQCRGDSNGSMCRSCFATAIARVTRCPRYKGAIIWYDQCTLQISPFDTQGKFDKDNDFCMSNKKKMNVDSFGEKWMTFLDNLVGIALKDHLYAAGDTRFGTKKLYGMVQCRLDIYNNSCRECVGHIAVKFQDCWHGKQGARVLGSGCNFRYELYPFVGSNKRGRNLN, via the exons ATGTACTATTCATCGCCGACATGCTTCGTTTTGATCACTATATTTGCCGTGGTGGTAACACAACTGATCTTTATGCGCACCGTTTCGTCCTTGAACATGACCAATGCCTATCTGAACCACAAATGCTTAGCCAATCAAGGGAAATACAAGCCGGGAAGTTGGTATGAGAAAAAACTCCAAAGTATTATAGTCTCTATCGGTAGCGGTGATGGTTTTACCCTTGGTTACGACATGATGGCCCTTGGTAAGGATTCTGATTACGTAGCCGTCACCAACCAGTGCCGTGGCGACTCCAACGGGTCCATGTGCCGCTCCTGCTTTGCCACCGCCATCGCAAGGGTAAC AAGATGCCCGCGATATAAGGGGGCAATAATATGGTACGACCAATGTACTCTCCAGATTTCTCCGTTCGATACTCAAGGGAAGTTCGACAAAGATAATGATTTCTGTATGtccaacaagaagaaaatgaacgTAGATTCGTTTGGAGAGAAGTGGATGACATTCCTCGACAATTTGGTAGGTATAGCCCTCAAAGATCATTTGTATGCCGCTGGGGATACAAGGTTCGGGACAAAGAAGTTGTACGGGATGGTGCAGTGTAGGCttgacatatataataatagttGTCGAGAGTGTGTTGGACACATAGCCGTAAAATTTCAAGATTGCTGGCATGGTAAACAAGGAGCTAGAGTGTTGGGTAGTGGTTGTAACTTTAGGTATGAGCTTTACCCTTTTGTTGGTAGTAACAAGCGCGGTCGtaatttaaactaa
- a CDS encoding S-adenosyl-L-methionine-dependent methyltransferases superfamily protein produces MGVVSMKGGDGEHSYANNSEAQKSITSDAKPEVMKSVNEMIVKMDFPGCIKVADLGCSSGENTFLVMSEIVNTIITTYQQNGQNLPEIDCCLNDLPENDFNTTFKLIPSFHEKLKMNVKGNCYVSGCPGSFYTRLFPSKSLHFVHSSFCLHWLSKVPDGLEENKKNVYLRSPCPPNLYESYWNQFKKDFSMFLRMRAEETMPSGRMALTLVGRKTLDPLSKECFKDWSLVSDSLLDLVSEVLTTVTLLNFFGNLKVLIVVIIIYWRSILSVQGVVKESDLESFNLPYYSPDESEVKEVIENEGSFEIKNFETIFGLLFSYKTGHSEVKDDDDDVDHSRRFEVVKTRANMTRSIIEPMLVAHFGEAIIDRLFDKYIYHACQRYDTLRNKPTVNFFVSLTRK; encoded by the exons ATGGGTGTTGTTAGCATGAAGGGTGGAGATGGAGAACACAGTTATGCAAATAATTCCGAGGCGCAG AAAAGTATTACTTCTGATGCAAAACCGGAGGTGATGAAAAGCGTAAACGAAATGATAGTGAAAATGGATTTTCCTGGTTGCATCAAAGTGGCTGACTTGGGATGCTCTTCCGGAGAAAATACATTCTTGGTTATGTCCGAAATCGTTAACACAATCATTACAACATACCAACAAAATGGTCAAAATCTACCGGAGATCGATTGTTGCCTGAACGATCTTCCAGAGAACGACTTCAACACAACTTTCAAGTTGATCCCTTCCTTCCACGAGAAGCTGAAGATGAATGTTAAAGGAAATTGCTATGTCTCAGGATGCCCAGGCTCATTCTACACAAGGCTTTTCCCAAGCAAATCTCTTCATTTTGTCCATTCATCTTTTTGTCTCCATTGGCTTTCTAAAGTTCCTGATGGGCTTGaggaaaataagaagaacGTGTATCTTAGAAGTCCATGCCCTCCAAATTTGTACGAGAGTTATTGGAATCAGTTTAAGAAAGATTTCTCAATGTTTCTAAGAATGCGTGCGGAAGAGACAATGCCTAGTGGACGCATGGCTCTCACTTTAGTTGGCAGAAAAACTTTGGACCCTTTATCCAAAGAGTGTTTCAAAGATTGGTCGTTGGTTTCTGATTCCCTCCTCGATTTGGTGTCTGAGGTACTTACTACAGTCAcacttcttaatttttttggtaaccTAAAAGTTCTGATCGTAGTTATAATAATATACTGGAGGAGTATTTTGAGTGTGCAGGGAGTTGTGAAGGAATCAGATTTGGAATCTTTCAACTTGCCGTATTACAGTCCTGATGAAAGTGAGGTGAAGGAAGTTATCGAGAACGAGGGCTCATTCGAGATCAAAAATTTTGAGACAATATTTGGACTTCTCTTTTCATACAAAACTGGTCATAGTGAAgtgaaagatgatgatgatgatgtggaCCATTCACGTCGATTTGAAGTGGTTAAAACGAGGGCTAATATGACAAGATCCATCATTGAACCGATGCTTGTTGCTCATTTTGGAGAAGCCATTATTGATCGGCTCTTTgacaagtatatatatcatgCATGTCAACGTTACGATACCTTGCGCAACAAACCAACCgttaatttctttgtttcgtTGACTAGGAAGTGA
- a CDS encoding Receptor protein kinase-like protein gives MSGDSYLSKCRSCLTTAFSELRGRCPKNKGRIIWYDNCLLEISPINSLGKIDYEYNFYMYNEKDVNGDTNLFNKNTRALLYRLKEKATSKENNNGKQDLPEIGGKRLGMKMLYATGEKSLRTMKLYGMVQCTKDLSIKDCIVCLNWIIAKLPTCCSNKQGGRVLSTSCNFRYELYRFVKT, from the exons ATGTCAGGCGACTCTTACTTGTCCAAGTGCCGCTCTTGCCTCACCACCGCTTTCTCCGAG CTTCGTGGAAGATGTCCGAAAAACAAGGGGAGAATAATATGGTACGATAATTGTCTTCTAGAGATATCTCCAATTAATTCTTTAGGCAAGATTGATTACGAGTATAATTTCTATATGTACAACGAGAAAGATGTGAACGGCGATACAAATTTGTTCAACAAGAATACGAGGGCTCTCCTCTATAGGCTGAAAGAGAAAGCCACaagtaaagaaaacaataacgGCAAGCAGGACTTACCCGAGATTGGGGGAAAAAGGCTCGGAATGAAGATGTTGTATGCGACAGGAGAGAAAAGTCTCAGGACGATGAAGTTGTACGGAATGGTGCAGTGTACAAAGGACTTATCGATTAAAGATTGCATTGTGTGTTTGAACTGGATTATAGCGAAACTTCCGACATGCTGCAGTAATAAACAAGGGGGTAGAGTTTTGAGTACGAGCTGTAATTTTAGGTACGAGCTTTACCGTTTTGTAAAGACTTGA
- a CDS encoding cysteine-rich repeat secretory protein (Receptor-like protein kinase-related family protein; FUNCTIONS IN: molecular_function unknown; INVOLVED IN: biological_process unknown; LOCATED IN: cellular_component unknown; CONTAINS InterPro DOMAIN/s: Protein of unknown function DUF26 (InterPro:IPR002902); BEST Arabidopsis thaliana protein match is: Receptor-like protein kinase-related family protein (TAIR:AT2G31620.1); Has 1036 Blast hits to 1023 proteins in 18 species: Archae - 0; Bacteria - 0; Metazoa - 0; Fungi - 0; Plants - 1036; Viruses - 0; Other Eukaryotes - 0 (source: NCBI BLink).) produces the protein MSSSFVYKSLFLVPILAVVAMQLSFVQSVLSLNQTNEYLHHLCLNRQGTYESGSKYARDLNNLIQMISISILGDVVVFSGDNSIYVKLQCRGDSSTSTCRSCLDTAFSGVSRRCLNNKGRIIWYDNCVLTILTFHTYGEIDYQNNFYISTQRM, from the exons atgtcTTCATCCTTTGTATATAAAAGCCTCTTTTTGGTCCCTATCTTGGCCGTGGTGGCCATGCAACTCTCATTTGTACAGAGTGTTTTGTCCCTAAACCAGACAAATGAGTATCTACACCATTTATGCCTTAATCGTCAAGGGACATACGAGTCAGGTAGTAAATACGCGAGAGACCTTAACAATCTCATCCAAATGATCTCTATCTCAATTTTAGGTGACGTTGTCGTCTTTAGCGGTGACAATTCCATCTACGTCAAGCTCCAGTGCCGGGGGGACTCCTCCACATCCACGTGCCGCTCTTGCCTTGACACCGCCTTCTCTGGG GTTAGTAGGAGATGTCTGAACAACAAAGGAAGAATAATATGGTACGACAACTGTGTTCTCACAATTTTAACATTTCATACGTATGGCGAGATCGATTACCAGAACAATTTCTATATTTCAACGCAAAGGATGTGA
- a CDS encoding cysteine-rich repeat secretory protein (Domain of unknown function (DUF26); CONTAINS InterPro DOMAIN/s: Protein of unknown function DUF26 (InterPro:IPR002902); BEST Arabidopsis thaliana protein match is: Domain of unknown function (DUF26) (TAIR:AT3G21920.1); Has 1248 Blast hits to 1224 proteins in 18 species: Archae - 0; Bacteria - 0; Metazoa - 0; Fungi - 0; Plants - 1248; Viruses - 0; Other Eukaryotes - 0 (source: NCBI BLink).) yields MYSSSSVSKRFVLVPIVVVVTTQLLLVRNVSSLNLTNSYLHHKCVVNQGKYKPGSKYEKSLDDIIQSFSNKDKDSYGFRTGYSMKAYGKEPDMVSITYQCRIDSRGPKCQSCVVTAGYELLRKRCPRYKEAIIWYDQCLVEFSSLDTSGQINYDDNFCMPSAKNLIGNSISLEERLHLLNNLTKIAVTKIDKNIEGIKKPVLYAAGEKRLGTKSLYGMVQCSADLSVQGCNECMLYYIVHFQECWESKQGVRVLSRSCNFRYELYPFISPKGSYYTKF; encoded by the exons atgtattcttcatcatctgtATCAAAACGCTTCGTTCTAGTCCCTATTGTGGTCGTGGTGACCACACAACTCCTCCTGGTACGTAACGTTTCTTCACTAAACCTTACCAATTCGTATCTTCACCACAAATGCGTAGTCAATCAAGGGAAATACAAGCCAGGAAGCAAGTACGAGAAATCCCTCGATGATATCATCCAAAGCTTTTCgaataaagataaagattcGTATGGTTTTCGTACCGGTTACAGCATGAAGGCCTACGGTAAAGAACCTGATATGGTCTCCATCACCTACCAGTGCCGTATCGACTCTCGTGGGCCCAAGTGCCAGTCCTGCGTTGTCACGGCCGGTTATGAG CTTCTTCGTAAGAGATGTCCGAGATATAAAGAGGCAATAATATGGTACGACCAATGTCTTGTGGAGTTTTCTTCGTTAGATACTTCTGGGCAGATCAATTACGACGACAACTTCTGTATGCCTAGCGCGAAGAACCTGATCGGCAATTCAATCTCTCTTGAAGAAAGGTTGCATCTCCTCAACAATCTTACAAAGATAGCCGTCACgaaaatagataaaaacaTAGAAGGTATAAAAAAACCAGTACTGTATGCGGCGGGGGAGAAGAGACTCGGGACGAAAAGTCTATACGGAATGGTGCAATGTTCGGCTGACTTATCTGTTCAGGGTTGTAATGAGTGTatgttatattatatagtgCATTTTCAAGAGTGCTGGGAAAGTAAACAAGGAGTAAGAGTTTTGAGTAGAAGCTGTAACTTTAGGTATGAGCTTTACCCTTTTATTAGCCCCAAGGGTTCTTACTATACCAAGTTCTAA
- a CDS encoding cysteine-rich repeat secretory protein, putative (DUF26) (Domain of unknown function (DUF26); CONTAINS InterPro DOMAIN/s: Protein of unknown function DUF26 (InterPro:IPR002902); BEST Arabidopsis thaliana protein match is: Domain of unknown function (DUF26) (TAIR:AT3G21930.1); Has 1250 Blast hits to 1226 proteins in 18 species: Archae - 0; Bacteria - 0; Metazoa - 0; Fungi - 0; Plants - 1250; Viruses - 0; Other Eukaryotes - 0 (source: NCBI BLink).) produces the protein MYSSSSVSKRFVLVPIVVVVTTQLLLVRNVSSLNLTNSYLHHKCVVNQGKYKPGSKYEKSLDDIIQSFSNKDKDSYGFRTGYSMKAYGKEPDMVSITYQCRIDSRGPKCQSCVVTAGYELLRKRCPRYKEAIIWYDQCLVEFSSLDTSGQINYDDNFCMPSAKNLIGNSISLEERLHLLNNLTKIAVTKIDKNIEGIKKPVLYAAGEKRLGTKSLYGMVQCSADLSVQGCNECMLYYIVHFQECWENKQGVRVLSRSCNFRYELYPFINPKGPYYTKF, from the exons atgtattcttcatcatctgtATCAAAACGCTTCGTTCTAGTCCCTATTGTGGTCGTGGTGACCACACAACTCCTCCTGGTACGTAACGTTTCTTCACTAAACCTTACCAATTCGTATCTTCACCACAAATGCGTAGTCAATCAAGGGAAATACAAGCCAGGAAGCAAGTACGAGAAATCCCTCGATGATATCATCCAAAGCTTTTCgaataaagataaagattcGTATGGTTTTCGTACCGGTTACAGCATGAAGGCCTACGGTAAAGAACCTGATATGGTCTCCATCACCTACCAGTGCCGTATCGACTCTCGTGGGCCCAAGTGCCAGTCCTGCGTTGTCACGGCCGGTTATGAG CTTCTTCGTAAGAGATGTCCGAGATATAAAGAGGCAATAATATGGTACGACCAATGTCTTGTGGAGTTTTCTTCGTTAGATACTTCTGGGCAGATCAATTACGACGACAACTTCTGTATGCCTAGCGCGAAGAACCTGATCGGCAATTCAATCTCTCTTGAAGAAAGGTTGCATCTCCTCAACAATCTTACAAAGATAGCCGTCACgaaaatagataaaaacaTAGAAGGTATAAAAAAACCAGTACTGTATGCGGCGGGGGAGAAGAGACTCGGGACGAAAAGTCTATACGGAATGGTGCAATGTTCGGCTGACTTATCTGTTCAGGGTTGTAATGAGTGTatgttatattatatagtgCATTTTCAAGAGTGCTGGGAAAATAAACAAGGAGTAAGAGTTTTGAGTAGAAGCTGTAACTTTAGGTATGAGCTTTACCCTTTTATTAACCCTAAGGGTCCTTATTATACAAAGTTCTAA
- a CDS encoding Receptor protein kinase-like protein (Receptor protein kinase-related; FUNCTIONS IN: molecular_function unknown; INVOLVED IN: biological_process unknown; LOCATED IN: endomembrane system; CONTAINS InterPro DOMAIN/s: Protein of unknown function DUF26 (InterPro:IPR002902); BEST Arabidopsis thaliana protein match is: Receptor-like protein kinase-related family protein (TAIR:AT3G21960.2); Has 1304 Blast hits to 1267 proteins in 21 species: Archae - 0; Bacteria - 0; Metazoa - 0; Fungi - 0; Plants - 1304; Viruses - 0; Other Eukaryotes - 0 (source: NCBI BLink).), with the protein MSSSSASKLLGSVLVFAMISVQIVFIHCVMSLNETNSLNQTNVYLHHICINSQGTYKPGSPYEENLNRVIRAISITISNYGFVHGSNGDAPNTVFGKLQCQATLTCPSAALASPPLSPRCPKNKGRIIWYDNCLLEISPINSLGKIDYEYNFYMYNEKDVNGDTNLFNKNTRALLYRLKEKATSKENNNGKQDLPEIGGKRLGMKMLYATGEKSLRTMKLYGMVQCTKDLSIKDCIVCLNWIIAKLPTCCSNKQGGRVLSTSCNFRYELYRFVKT; encoded by the exons atgtcTTCATCGTCTGCATCAAAACTTCTTGGTTCGGTCCTTGTCTTTGCTATGATTTCCGTACAAATCGTTTTTATACACTGTGTTATGTCCCTGAATGAAACCAATTCGCTGAACCAAACCAATGTTTATCTGCACCACATATGCATCAACAGTCAAGGGACATACAAACCAGGGAGTCCATACGAGGAAAACCTCAACCGTGTCATCCGTGCAATATCTATCACAATTTCTAACTATGGTTTCGTTCATGGTTCCAATGGTGATGCTCCCAATACCGTTTTTGGAAAGCTCCAATGTCAGGCGACTCTTACTTGTCCAAGTGCCGCTCTTGCCTCACCACCGCTTTCTCCGAG ATGTCCGAAAAACAAGGGGAGAATAATATGGTACGATAATTGTCTTCTAGAGATATCTCCAATTAATTCTTTAGGCAAGATTGATTACGAGTATAATTTCTATATGTACAACGAGAAAGATGTGAACGGCGATACAAATTTGTTCAACAAGAATACGAGGGCTCTCCTCTATAGGCTGAAAGAGAAAGCCACaagtaaagaaaacaataacgGCAAGCAGGACTTACCCGAGATTGGGGGAAAAAGGCTCGGAATGAAGATGTTGTATGCGACAGGAGAGAAAAGTCTCAGGACGATGAAGTTGTACGGAATGGTGCAGTGTACAAAGGACTTATCGATTAAAGATTGCATTGTGTGTTTGAACTGGATTATAGCGAAACTTCCGACATGCTGCAGTAATAAACAAGGGGGTAGAGTTTTGAGTACGAGCTGTAATTTTAGGTACGAGCTTTACCGTTTTGTAAAGACTTGA